The following proteins are encoded in a genomic region of Pseudodesulfovibrio mercurii:
- a CDS encoding response regulator transcription factor: MSIVLATARPEALAGFTKALADATGQDVAVAPSGAVTLEWVAAKAPALVVVDEGLPDHKPLDLVREIMMVSAMTLTAVITAMAEEEFHEEAEGYGVLMPLPPDPTPADGVELARRMSGI, encoded by the coding sequence ATGTCCATCGTGCTGGCAACCGCCCGCCCGGAAGCCCTGGCCGGGTTCACCAAGGCCCTGGCCGACGCCACCGGACAGGACGTGGCCGTGGCCCCCTCCGGGGCCGTGACCCTGGAATGGGTGGCCGCCAAGGCCCCGGCACTGGTGGTCGTCGACGAGGGACTGCCCGACCACAAGCCCCTCGACCTGGTGCGCGAGATCATGATGGTCTCGGCCATGACCCTGACCGCCGTGATCACCGCCATGGCCGAGGAGGAGTTCCACGAGGAGGCCGAGGGCTACGGCGTGCTCATGCCCCTGCCCCCGGACCCCACCCCGGCGGACGGCGTCGAGCTGGCCAGGAGGATGTCCGGCATCTGA
- a CDS encoding PP2C family protein-serine/threonine phosphatase, producing the protein MAEPSAKSPQELIDEIGRLRAQLKHCRENRADEAACGSAMEVEIEQLREARETVGLVNVIVENSPAVVFRRLADPPNTLVYISENIRQWGYSATDFLSGGRTFEEIVHPADKTRMGDEIEECRARNVEEYAQEYRIVTADGETRWVSDKTSVVRDADGRRIYNQGVLVDVTANKRAQEALEASEFKFRRTIEGAAEGYLLMDRDLVLREVNDAYCRMLGFDREELVGKRPHDFATLAYQRFLESNSEHPRDGVQQRFEGAMVHRDGHAVPVLVNANTLLDADGGFLGHVAFVADLTEQKKALNLAAEVQKSLLPRTAPRIPGLDVAGRSVPSELTGGDYFDYFEEPDPDRPVLSVAVGDISGHGVDAALLMTTARGFLRMRAGQPGSPDQIVTEMNRHLAEDLYGSGRFMTLFFLRLDAAGAKAQWVRAGHDPALIYCPVHDAFTELGAEAGLPLGVLRETRYREESGELLPGQLIAIGTDGIWEARNARGEMFGKARFKAVLRRRARDRAQAILDAVFEAVRDFTGKAGLADDVTLVIIKHGATP; encoded by the coding sequence ATGGCCGAACCATCCGCCAAGTCGCCGCAGGAACTGATCGACGAGATCGGACGGTTGCGCGCGCAGCTGAAGCACTGCCGCGAGAACCGCGCGGACGAGGCGGCCTGCGGGTCGGCCATGGAGGTGGAGATCGAGCAGTTGCGCGAGGCCCGCGAGACCGTGGGCCTGGTCAACGTCATCGTCGAGAATTCCCCGGCCGTGGTCTTCCGGCGGCTGGCCGATCCCCCCAACACTCTGGTCTACATCTCCGAAAACATCCGCCAGTGGGGCTACTCCGCAACGGACTTCCTGTCCGGCGGCCGGACGTTCGAGGAGATCGTCCACCCGGCGGACAAGACGCGCATGGGCGACGAGATCGAGGAGTGCCGGGCCCGGAACGTGGAGGAGTACGCCCAGGAATACCGCATCGTCACGGCGGACGGCGAGACCCGCTGGGTCTCGGACAAGACCTCGGTGGTCCGCGACGCCGACGGACGGCGCATCTACAACCAGGGCGTGCTGGTGGACGTGACCGCCAACAAACGGGCCCAGGAGGCCCTTGAGGCCAGCGAGTTCAAGTTCCGCCGGACCATCGAGGGCGCGGCCGAGGGGTACCTGCTCATGGACCGGGACCTGGTCCTGCGCGAGGTCAACGACGCCTATTGCCGCATGCTCGGCTTCGACCGCGAGGAGCTGGTCGGCAAACGGCCCCACGACTTCGCCACCCTGGCCTACCAGCGGTTCCTGGAGTCCAACTCCGAACACCCGAGGGACGGGGTCCAGCAGCGCTTCGAAGGGGCCATGGTCCACCGCGACGGCCATGCCGTGCCGGTCCTGGTCAACGCCAACACCCTGCTCGACGCGGACGGCGGGTTCCTGGGACACGTGGCCTTCGTGGCCGACCTGACCGAGCAGAAAAAGGCCCTGAACCTGGCCGCCGAGGTCCAGAAGAGCCTCCTGCCGCGCACCGCCCCGCGCATCCCCGGCCTGGACGTGGCCGGACGGTCCGTGCCCAGCGAGCTGACGGGCGGCGACTATTTCGACTACTTCGAGGAGCCGGACCCGGACCGCCCGGTGCTGTCCGTGGCCGTGGGCGACATCTCGGGCCACGGCGTGGACGCGGCCCTGCTCATGACCACGGCCCGGGGATTCCTGCGCATGCGCGCGGGCCAGCCCGGCAGCCCCGACCAGATCGTCACCGAGATGAACCGCCACCTGGCCGAGGACCTGTACGGCTCGGGCCGGTTCATGACCCTCTTCTTCCTGCGCCTGGACGCGGCCGGGGCCAAGGCCCAGTGGGTCCGGGCGGGCCACGACCCGGCGCTCATCTACTGCCCGGTCCACGACGCCTTCACCGAACTGGGGGCCGAGGCCGGGCTGCCCCTGGGGGTCCTGCGCGAAACCCGCTACCGCGAGGAATCGGGCGAGCTGCTGCCCGGCCAGCTCATCGCCATCGGCACGGACGGCATATGGGAGGCACGCAACGCCCGTGGCGAGATGTTCGGCAAGGCGCGCTTCAAGGCGGTCCTGCGCAGGCGGGCCCGCGACCGGGCCCAGGCGATCCTGGACGCGGTCTTCGAGGCGGTCCGCGACTTCACCGGCAAGGCCGGGCTCGCGGACGACGTCACCCTGGTCATCATCAAGCACGGAGCGACGCCATGA
- a CDS encoding substrate-binding periplasmic protein — protein sequence MKIRPSSAARIRARYLACCLAGLLLLAACPARAQERVVVVADSWMPYNGTPGSAREGYAVEILRAVFETRGFTVDYRELPWKRAVRDVRSGQADILIGVTPDELPDFIYPKTSLGRSELCFFTMDSGWRFTGPQSLTGVVTGYVQGHNYPGWFMEAIGRSPERFHALHGQDAFARMLAMLAEGRVQVIPGNRAVVDYYVQQAGLEGQVFVAGCSETGAHELFFGLSPANMPKSRLLADILDQGVYTLRNTGQLNHLLIKYGLKDWLKPR from the coding sequence ATGAAAATCCGACCGTCGTCCGCGGCCCGCATCCGGGCCCGGTATCTGGCCTGCTGCCTGGCCGGCCTGTTGCTCCTGGCCGCCTGCCCGGCCCGCGCCCAGGAGCGCGTGGTCGTGGTCGCGGACTCCTGGATGCCCTACAACGGCACGCCGGGCTCGGCGCGCGAGGGGTACGCCGTGGAGATATTGCGCGCCGTGTTCGAGACGCGCGGATTCACCGTGGACTACCGCGAGCTGCCGTGGAAGCGGGCGGTGCGGGACGTGCGTTCGGGCCAGGCCGACATCCTCATCGGCGTGACCCCGGACGAGCTGCCGGACTTCATCTACCCCAAGACCTCCCTGGGGCGGAGCGAGCTCTGCTTCTTCACCATGGACTCCGGCTGGCGGTTCACCGGGCCGCAGTCCCTGACCGGCGTGGTCACCGGCTATGTCCAGGGTCACAACTATCCCGGATGGTTCATGGAGGCCATCGGACGGAGCCCCGAGCGGTTCCACGCCCTGCACGGCCAGGACGCCTTCGCGCGCATGCTGGCCATGCTCGCCGAGGGACGGGTCCAGGTCATCCCCGGCAACCGGGCCGTGGTGGACTACTACGTCCAGCAGGCGGGCCTTGAGGGCCAGGTTTTCGTGGCCGGGTGCAGCGAGACGGGCGCCCACGAACTCTTCTTCGGCCTGTCCCCGGCCAACATGCCCAAATCCCGGCTCCTGGCCGACATCCTGGACCAGGGCGTCTACACCCTGCGCAACACCGGCCAGCTCAACCACCTGCTCATCAAATACGGCCTCAAGGATTGGCTCAAGCCCCGCTAG
- a CDS encoding MarR family transcriptional regulator, with protein MKDTVLKAMREAGGPVRPGDLAKVLGVDGKEVSKAIKILKEEGSVVSPKRCYYEPA; from the coding sequence ATGAAAGATACGGTGTTGAAAGCGATGCGCGAAGCGGGCGGGCCGGTGCGGCCCGGCGACCTGGCCAAGGTCCTCGGCGTGGACGGCAAGGAAGTCTCGAAGGCCATCAAGATTCTCAAGGAAGAAGGGAGCGTGGTCTCGCCCAAGCGGTGCTACTACGAACCCGCCTAG
- a CDS encoding RNA recognition motif domain-containing protein gives MKSIYVGNIPFGATENDVRNLFGEYGDVSSVKLIQDHETGRFRGFGFVEMEDADAASAIEALDGHEMSGRPLKVNEAKPRAPRPRY, from the coding sequence ATGAAAAGTATTTATGTCGGCAACATCCCCTTTGGTGCAACCGAGAACGACGTGCGCAACCTGTTCGGCGAGTACGGCGACGTCTCCTCCGTGAAACTCATCCAGGACCATGAGACCGGCCGTTTTCGCGGCTTCGGCTTCGTGGAGATGGAGGACGCGGACGCGGCTTCGGCCATAGAGGCCCTGGACGGCCACGAGATGTCCGGGCGGCCCCTGAAGGTCAACGAAGCCAAACCGCGCGCCCCCCGTCCCAGGTATTGA
- a CDS encoding glycosyltransferase — protein MKIAVIHENAETLLAEHGALLSGLASMGHEVSALAPGSGPETSTGFEALGVEYAMYPLSPRSLTPIADMGTLLHLKQILFRVRPGLVLSVGAKPVVYGSLAARLIWVGEDKRVFALVDGPGFAFAGTGFTGRLLARLAKPMYRAGFRSCDGVCFRSAGAEAFFRKLGVLDPQARTGVADQADPETLDRALLSFMGMIPTD, from the coding sequence ATGAAGATCGCCGTCATCCACGAAAACGCCGAGACCCTGCTGGCCGAACACGGCGCCCTGCTGTCGGGCCTGGCCTCCATGGGCCACGAGGTCAGCGCCCTGGCGCCGGGCAGCGGCCCGGAGACCTCGACAGGGTTCGAGGCCCTCGGCGTGGAGTACGCCATGTACCCGCTCTCGCCGCGCTCGCTGACCCCCATCGCCGACATGGGCACCCTGCTCCACCTCAAGCAGATTCTGTTCCGCGTGCGGCCCGGTCTGGTCCTGTCCGTGGGAGCCAAGCCCGTGGTCTACGGCTCCCTGGCCGCGCGCCTGATCTGGGTGGGCGAGGACAAGCGGGTCTTCGCCCTGGTGGACGGGCCGGGCTTCGCCTTTGCCGGGACCGGGTTCACCGGGCGGCTCCTGGCCAGGCTGGCCAAGCCCATGTACCGGGCCGGGTTCCGCTCCTGCGACGGGGTCTGCTTCCGCTCGGCCGGGGCCGAGGCCTTCTTCCGCAAGCTCGGCGTGCTCGACCCCCAGGCCCGGACCGGGGTGGCGGACCAGGCCGATCCCGAGACGCTGGACCGGGCCCTGCTCTCCTTCATGGGAATGATTCCGACCGATTGA
- a CDS encoding NifB/NifX family molybdenum-iron cluster-binding protein produces MNTRIAIPSAAPGGMDASIDAHFGHCAMYTLVDVEDGAVKEVSVVPSCPHVQGGCMAPVNYLADNKVKALISGGMGMRPLMGFNQVGIQVYHGQGAPTVSVAVEAFLRDSLPVFTVDQTCGGGH; encoded by the coding sequence ATGAATACACGTATTGCCATCCCCTCCGCCGCCCCCGGCGGCATGGATGCCTCCATTGACGCCCACTTCGGGCACTGCGCCATGTACACCCTGGTGGACGTGGAGGACGGGGCCGTGAAAGAGGTCTCAGTGGTCCCGAGCTGCCCGCACGTGCAGGGCGGCTGCATGGCCCCGGTGAACTACCTGGCCGACAACAAGGTCAAGGCCCTCATCTCCGGCGGCATGGGCATGCGCCCGCTCATGGGCTTCAACCAGGTCGGCATCCAGGTCTATCACGGCCAGGGCGCGCCCACCGTGAGCGTGGCCGTGGAGGCCTTCCTGCGCGACTCCCTGCCGGTCTTCACCGTGGACCAGACCTGCGGCGGCGGGCACTAA
- a CDS encoding acyltransferase family protein: MADRRSLHPSGQNSCRPQSVAEGFRIDGCRTTAGTGIQGTGMTVGLKKRGFLIDMHYFRAFAILNVALVHTWKQPVGVPAAAWPYSFKVLREVLFHDSTIYFIFISGFLFDYLAYRFDVKKYYKNKILNVICPYVIISTLIYLYKVWMNGGLKFSYLQTMLYGRAEIQYWYIPFISLVFAVSPLLLKIKKQHFIPLVAIGMVFPLLGTRTTIDVSIGQYVYFFPVYCFGAACSRSYDEFVTVCEKYFKYFSGLAILLSGLLVFLVYYNVHGRYFLLNTESIYYLQKMMILFCAVKVLQMLKQRDIYVFNLLANYSFAIYFLHTVVFRCCGSVLMTVFPDPDQLYWPVVGTLLTLAALALTILLSVGCKKVLGRYSRMIIGA; the protein is encoded by the coding sequence GTGGCCGATAGACGGTCGCTTCATCCATCAGGGCAGAATTCATGCAGGCCGCAATCCGTTGCGGAGGGATTTCGTATTGATGGCTGTCGGACGACAGCCGGGACAGGGATACAAGGGACGGGAATGACAGTTGGTCTGAAAAAACGCGGTTTTCTTATCGACATGCACTACTTCAGGGCCTTCGCCATATTGAACGTGGCCCTGGTGCATACCTGGAAGCAACCCGTGGGAGTCCCCGCGGCAGCCTGGCCATACAGCTTCAAGGTGCTAAGAGAGGTTTTGTTTCATGACAGTACCATTTACTTCATCTTTATCTCGGGATTTCTTTTCGACTACCTGGCCTATCGATTCGATGTGAAGAAGTACTATAAAAATAAAATACTCAATGTGATATGCCCATACGTTATCATCAGCACGCTGATATATTTGTATAAAGTATGGATGAACGGCGGTCTCAAGTTCTCGTACCTGCAGACGATGCTGTATGGACGGGCTGAGATACAGTATTGGTATATCCCGTTCATCAGCCTGGTCTTCGCGGTCAGTCCGCTATTGTTGAAAATCAAAAAACAGCATTTCATTCCTCTCGTCGCGATCGGCATGGTCTTTCCGTTGCTGGGAACGAGAACGACGATAGATGTCTCGATCGGGCAATATGTATACTTCTTTCCCGTTTACTGCTTCGGGGCTGCCTGTTCCAGGTCGTATGATGAATTTGTCACCGTTTGCGAGAAGTACTTCAAATATTTCAGCGGGCTTGCGATACTTCTCAGCGGCCTGTTGGTGTTTCTGGTCTATTACAATGTCCACGGCAGGTATTTTCTGTTGAATACGGAGTCCATATATTACCTGCAAAAAATGATGATCCTGTTCTGCGCCGTCAAGGTGCTGCAGATGCTGAAGCAGCGGGATATATATGTATTCAACCTGCTCGCAAACTATAGTTTCGCCATCTATTTCCTGCACACCGTGGTGTTCCGTTGCTGCGGCTCGGTGCTGATGACCGTTTTCCCCGATCCCGATCAACTGTATTGGCCCGTGGTCGGCACGTTGCTGACGTTGGCAGCGCTTGCCCTGACCATCCTGCTTTCCGTGGGATGCAAGAAGGTCCTGGGCCGGTATTCGAGGATGATCATCGGCGCTTGA
- a CDS encoding transglycosylase SLT domain-containing protein, which produces MNRLFRTCLLACLAVIVSICPARGAGPDRVRQTWKGDLPQIIENHRPIRVLVVYNRTNFFMKEGAMRGLEADMMRAYEEHLAKTYKKELVRLVFVPVPMKELFPALLDGRGDIAAAALTVTEERSRVADFATPYRTGVNEIVVGGPRSAAVADADALSGRRLTVLAGSSYAEHLADLNAGLKKRKRAPARVTDADPYLATEDLLEMAARGMIPYTVADNFLADLWQKVYPKLRLYPDAAIHRDGRLAWAVRKNCPELRRSLSEFAATVRQGTLLGNMLFKRYYENDDFVTDPTTQVEIGKLRSMAKLFQKYAEMYDFDWLKIAALAYQESRFDMNRKSAAGAVGVMQIKPSTAAGPQVGIKDVYTLENNIHAGVKYLRFLVDNYFLDVAPSARMDFALAAYNAGPARIMQVRKRAAEMGLDPKRWFGNCEWAAFDMIGRETTGYVAHVQMYYAAYKGTEEILVKRREAM; this is translated from the coding sequence ATGAACCGGTTATTCCGAACCTGTCTCCTGGCCTGCCTGGCCGTGATCGTGTCCATCTGTCCGGCGCGCGGCGCCGGACCGGACCGGGTGCGCCAGACCTGGAAGGGCGACCTGCCCCAGATCATCGAGAACCACCGGCCCATCCGCGTGCTGGTGGTCTACAACCGGACCAATTTCTTCATGAAGGAAGGGGCCATGCGCGGTCTTGAGGCGGACATGATGCGCGCCTACGAGGAGCACCTGGCCAAGACCTACAAGAAGGAGCTGGTCCGGCTGGTCTTCGTGCCCGTGCCCATGAAGGAGCTGTTCCCGGCCCTCCTGGACGGCCGTGGCGACATCGCGGCCGCGGCCCTGACCGTGACAGAGGAACGCAGCCGGGTGGCGGACTTCGCCACGCCCTACCGCACCGGGGTCAACGAGATCGTGGTCGGCGGCCCCAGGAGCGCGGCCGTGGCCGACGCCGACGCCCTGTCCGGCCGCAGGCTCACCGTGCTGGCGGGGTCGAGCTACGCCGAGCATCTGGCCGACCTGAACGCGGGCCTCAAGAAAAGGAAGCGCGCGCCCGCGCGCGTCACGGACGCGGACCCGTACCTGGCCACCGAGGACCTCCTGGAAATGGCCGCCCGGGGCATGATCCCCTACACCGTGGCCGACAACTTTCTGGCCGACCTGTGGCAAAAGGTCTACCCCAAGCTGCGTCTCTACCCCGACGCGGCCATCCACCGGGACGGCAGGCTGGCCTGGGCCGTGCGCAAGAACTGCCCCGAACTGCGCCGGAGCCTGTCCGAGTTCGCGGCCACCGTGCGCCAGGGCACCTTGCTCGGGAACATGCTCTTCAAGCGCTACTACGAGAACGACGACTTCGTCACCGACCCGACCACCCAGGTGGAGATCGGCAAGCTTCGGAGCATGGCCAAGCTCTTCCAGAAGTACGCCGAGATGTACGACTTCGACTGGCTCAAGATCGCGGCCCTGGCCTACCAGGAGTCGCGCTTCGACATGAACCGCAAGAGCGCGGCCGGCGCGGTGGGGGTCATGCAGATCAAGCCGTCCACGGCGGCCGGGCCCCAGGTGGGCATCAAGGATGTCTACACCCTGGAGAACAATATCCACGCCGGGGTCAAATACCTGCGCTTCCTGGTGGACAACTATTTTCTGGACGTGGCCCCGTCGGCCAGGATGGACTTCGCCCTGGCCGCCTACAACGCGGGTCCCGCCCGGATCATGCAGGTGCGCAAGCGGGCCGCCGAGATGGGCCTCGACCCCAAGCGCTGGTTCGGCAACTGCGAATGGGCCGCGTTCGACATGATCGGCCGGGAGACCACGGGCTACGTGGCCCACGTCCAGATGTACTACGCGGCCTACAAGGGCACCGAGGAGATCCTGGTCAAGCGGCGCGAAGCCATGTGA
- a CDS encoding acyltransferase family protein: MTVGLKKRGFLIDMHYFRAFAILNVALIHTLRLPTGVPAEALPYRYILLREILFHNSTIYFIFISGFLFDYLSYRFDLKKYYKGKILNVLSPYVIISTLIFLYNSYVIGNYDLSYLYAIVHGKVEVQYWYIPFISLVFLVSPLLSKIKDNLFVPLSLICILLPLLGTRTGTNISWGQYVFFFPIYCFGAACSRHYDEFVAICERYYKWFAVSAVLLSGLLAVMTLKQIRVSGYFNIESVYFMQKMMILFVTVKILQMLKQRNFYIINLLASYSFAIYFLHTVAFRFCSWVLLTIVPDSSQLNWPVAAMLLAIMALALTILLSVGCKKVLGRYSRMIIGA, from the coding sequence ATGACTGTGGGTCTTAAAAAGCGCGGTTTTCTGATCGATATGCACTACTTTCGTGCATTTGCAATACTCAACGTGGCTTTGATCCATACCCTTCGGCTGCCAACGGGGGTGCCTGCGGAGGCATTGCCCTACAGGTATATTCTGCTGCGGGAAATTCTATTTCATAACAGTACAATTTATTTCATTTTTATTTCCGGGTTCCTTTTCGACTACTTGTCATATAGATTTGATTTGAAAAAGTATTACAAGGGAAAGATATTAAACGTACTATCTCCGTATGTCATAATTAGCACACTGATTTTTTTATATAATTCATATGTGATAGGCAATTACGATCTTTCCTATCTGTATGCGATAGTGCACGGAAAGGTTGAAGTGCAGTATTGGTATATACCGTTTATCAGCCTTGTTTTCCTGGTAAGTCCTCTCTTATCGAAGATAAAAGACAATTTATTTGTTCCGTTATCATTGATCTGTATTCTGTTGCCATTGCTGGGGACAAGAACAGGTACTAATATATCATGGGGACAGTATGTGTTCTTCTTCCCTATTTATTGTTTTGGAGCCGCCTGTTCCAGGCATTATGATGAATTCGTAGCGATATGTGAGCGTTATTACAAATGGTTTGCCGTGTCCGCTGTACTGCTCAGCGGGCTATTGGCGGTCATGACACTTAAGCAAATTCGGGTCAGCGGCTACTTCAACATTGAATCCGTGTATTTTATGCAAAAAATGATGATCCTGTTTGTAACGGTCAAGATTCTACAAATGTTGAAACAAAGAAATTTCTACATCATCAATTTGCTCGCAAGCTATAGTTTCGCCATCTATTTCCTACATACCGTGGCGTTTCGTTTTTGCAGTTGGGTCCTGTTGACCATTGTCCCGGATAGTAGCCAATTGAATTGGCCCGTCGCCGCCATGTTGCTGGCCATAATGGCGCTTGCCCTGACCATCCTGCTTTCCGTGGGGTGCAAGAAGGTCCTGGGCCGGTATTCGCGAATGATCATCGGTGCTTGA
- the purD gene encoding phosphoribosylamine--glycine ligase codes for MKILVVGSGGREHALCWKLAQNPKVETILCAPGNGGTAQVGTNIPVKDDDIPGLVKLARDEEVDLVVAGPELPLVLGLENALRQEGIPCFGPNAFAANLEGSKAFSKNVMAEAGVPTAPFRVFEEYEDAVTFIKERGAPLVVKADGLAAGKGVVVAATEEEALEAVEHMMVKKAFGSAGDRVVIEEALKGEEASFLCFCDGVHYAMLPSSQDHKAAHEGDTGPNTGGMGAYSPAPILPKDKYAETAELCIKPILRHLAAKGEPFKGVLYAGLMYTENGPSVLEYNVRFGDPECQPLLMRLETDLLEIMFACIDGKLDQVEVTSSQQTACGVVMAAEGYPGPYPKGMEITGIDQADAMEGVKVFQAGTKLEDGKILTTGGRVLCVTALGDDLAAAQKRAYEAVAKIHFDHSYYRRDIADKGLKRAK; via the coding sequence ATGAAGATACTTGTTGTCGGTTCCGGAGGCCGGGAGCACGCCCTGTGCTGGAAGCTCGCCCAGAATCCGAAGGTGGAGACCATCCTGTGCGCGCCGGGCAACGGCGGCACCGCCCAGGTGGGAACGAATATTCCGGTCAAGGACGACGACATCCCGGGCCTGGTCAAATTGGCCAGGGACGAGGAAGTGGACCTGGTGGTGGCCGGACCCGAGCTGCCGCTGGTGCTCGGCCTGGAAAACGCGCTGCGCCAGGAGGGCATCCCCTGCTTCGGCCCCAACGCGTTCGCCGCCAACCTCGAAGGCTCCAAGGCCTTTTCCAAGAACGTCATGGCCGAGGCGGGCGTGCCCACCGCGCCCTTCCGCGTGTTCGAGGAATACGAGGACGCCGTGACCTTCATCAAGGAACGGGGCGCGCCCCTGGTGGTCAAGGCAGACGGCCTGGCCGCCGGCAAGGGCGTGGTCGTGGCCGCCACCGAGGAGGAGGCCCTGGAGGCCGTGGAGCACATGATGGTCAAGAAGGCCTTCGGCTCGGCCGGGGACCGCGTGGTCATCGAGGAGGCCCTCAAGGGCGAGGAGGCCTCGTTCCTGTGCTTCTGCGACGGCGTCCACTACGCCATGCTCCCGTCCAGCCAGGACCACAAGGCCGCCCATGAGGGCGACACCGGCCCCAACACCGGCGGCATGGGCGCCTATTCCCCGGCCCCGATCCTGCCCAAGGACAAGTACGCCGAGACCGCCGAGCTGTGCATCAAGCCCATCCTGCGCCACCTGGCCGCCAAGGGCGAGCCGTTCAAGGGCGTGCTCTACGCCGGGCTCATGTACACCGAAAACGGCCCCAGCGTGCTCGAATACAACGTCCGCTTCGGCGACCCCGAATGCCAGCCCCTGCTCATGCGCCTCGAAACCGACCTGCTCGAAATCATGTTCGCCTGCATCGACGGCAAGCTCGACCAGGTCGAGGTGACCTCCTCCCAGCAGACCGCCTGCGGCGTGGTCATGGCCGCCGAGGGCTACCCCGGCCCCTACCCCAAGGGCATGGAGATCACCGGCATCGACCAGGCCGACGCCATGGAAGGGGTCAAGGTCTTCCAGGCGGGCACCAAACTGGAGGACGGCAAAATCCTGACCACCGGCGGCCGCGTGCTCTGCGTCACCGCCCTGGGCGACGATCTGGCCGCCGCCCAGAAAAGGGCCTACGAGGCCGTGGCCAAGATCCACTTCGACCACAGCTACTACCGCCGCGACATCGCCGACAAGGGGTTGAAGCGCGCCAAATAG
- a CDS encoding universal stress protein, with the protein MHISRILLPVDGSRLSDAAADMAIDLAGNEATVILLTVRRTVPTGLGQPNAGELLEYLNKIAEEVMVHYRAKLTNAKVDFQELVIGGDVAEVISNVADNEKCDVIIMGSKGKSDLEGLFLGSVTHKVLQTTSKPVLVVK; encoded by the coding sequence ATGCACATCTCTCGAATTCTTCTCCCCGTGGACGGGTCCCGACTGTCCGACGCCGCCGCCGACATGGCCATCGACCTGGCCGGTAACGAGGCCACCGTCATCCTGCTGACCGTACGCCGGACCGTGCCCACCGGGCTGGGCCAGCCCAACGCGGGCGAGCTGCTCGAATACCTGAACAAGATCGCCGAGGAGGTCATGGTCCACTACCGGGCCAAGCTGACCAACGCCAAGGTGGACTTCCAGGAGCTGGTCATCGGCGGCGACGTGGCCGAGGTCATCAGCAACGTGGCCGACAACGAGAAGTGCGACGTCATCATCATGGGGTCCAAGGGCAAGTCCGACCTGGAGGGGCTGTTCCTCGGCTCGGTCACCCACAAGGTGCTCCAGACCACATCCAAGCCCGTGCTGGTGGTGAAGTAG
- the purE gene encoding 5-(carboxyamino)imidazole ribonucleotide mutase, which yields MPQVVIFMGSLSDEEKMRPCSDLLKELGVDHVFTVTSAHRTPERTARLVDEYEADGAQVFICAAGLAAHLAGAVAARTTKPVLGVPLTASPLGGMDALLATVQMPPGFPVATLALDKVGAKNAAWLAAQILALRDDALAAKIRAAREGFRESVEKAAASL from the coding sequence ATGCCGCAGGTTGTGATTTTCATGGGGTCCCTGTCGGACGAGGAGAAGATGCGTCCGTGTTCGGACCTGCTCAAGGAGTTGGGCGTGGACCACGTGTTCACGGTCACTTCGGCCCACCGCACGCCGGAGCGCACTGCCCGGCTGGTGGACGAGTACGAGGCGGACGGGGCGCAGGTCTTCATCTGCGCGGCCGGTCTGGCCGCGCACCTGGCCGGGGCCGTGGCCGCCCGGACCACCAAGCCGGTCCTGGGCGTGCCCCTGACAGCGTCGCCGCTGGGCGGCATGGACGCCCTGCTGGCCACGGTGCAGATGCCTCCGGGCTTCCCGGTGGCCACCCTGGCGCTGGACAAGGTCGGGGCCAAGAACGCGGCCTGGCTGGCCGCCCAGATCCTGGCCCTGCGCGACGACGCCCTGGCCGCGAAGATCCGGGCCGCGCGCGAAGGCTTCCGGGAATCCGTGGAAAAGGCCGCCGCCAGCCTGTAG